Proteins from one Deltaproteobacteria bacterium genomic window:
- a CDS encoding sulfotransferase — MTNRPDDIRISDLGNPMLTPAQKAAIEFARRIPVTFAEEAVLGEAMRRTGLSDFGADDFRERLRVQLQSLDEDPYAGPVGRLGAFADCVRFAANRLRLTDLLRRHPEILDVEVKRPIIIVGLPRSGTTHLLNLISADSRLRSLPYWESLEPVPVRSEGPGPDGLDPRFVRCRENYERAYSLLPLLRNMHDMPPEHIHEEIELQALDFSNYVWEWIAYVPRWRDYYLSHDQTPHYHYLKKALQALQWLRGPERWILKSPQHLEQLGPLIATFPDATIAFTHRDPVSVIASTVTMCAYGSRLRCKRVDLAMIADYWIDRIERLLRACVRDRERIPAAHSIDVLFHEFMADDVVMVERIYERAGLEMTADARRVLDDFMARNPRGKFGRVVYDLKADFGIDPGQLRKRFGFYFERFPIQAE; from the coding sequence ATGACGAACCGCCCCGACGACATTCGCATCAGCGATCTGGGCAATCCCATGCTCACGCCGGCGCAGAAGGCGGCGATCGAATTCGCGCGCCGGATTCCGGTGACGTTCGCGGAAGAGGCCGTGCTCGGAGAGGCGATGCGGCGCACTGGGCTCAGCGACTTCGGCGCCGATGACTTCCGCGAGCGGCTGCGCGTGCAACTGCAGAGCCTCGACGAGGATCCCTACGCGGGGCCGGTGGGTCGCCTGGGCGCGTTTGCTGACTGCGTGCGCTTCGCCGCGAACCGGCTGCGCCTGACGGATCTCCTCCGCCGCCACCCGGAGATTCTCGACGTCGAAGTCAAGCGGCCAATCATCATCGTCGGCCTGCCGCGCTCGGGGACTACGCACCTGCTCAACCTGATCTCCGCCGACTCACGCCTGCGCTCGCTGCCATATTGGGAGAGCCTGGAGCCGGTTCCGGTCCGCAGCGAAGGGCCCGGACCCGACGGCCTCGATCCGCGCTTCGTGCGCTGCCGCGAGAACTACGAGCGCGCCTACAGCCTGCTTCCGCTCCTCCGCAACATGCACGACATGCCGCCGGAGCACATTCACGAAGAGATCGAGCTGCAGGCGCTGGATTTCTCTAATTACGTCTGGGAGTGGATCGCCTACGTTCCACGGTGGCGCGACTACTATCTCTCCCATGACCAGACGCCGCATTACCACTACCTGAAAAAGGCGCTGCAAGCACTGCAGTGGCTGCGCGGGCCGGAGCGTTGGATCCTGAAGTCGCCCCAGCATCTGGAGCAGCTCGGCCCCCTGATCGCCACGTTCCCAGACGCCACCATCGCCTTCACCCACCGTGATCCGGTGTCCGTAATTGCCTCGACCGTGACCATGTGCGCTTACGGCAGCCGTCTGCGCTGCAAGCGGGTGGACCTGGCAATGATCGCTGACTACTGGATCGACCGCATCGAGCGCCTGCTGCGCGCCTGCGTGCGCGATCGCGAGCGCATCCCGGCGGCGCACAGCATCGATGTGCTCTTCCACGAATTCATGGCCGACGACGTTGTCATGGTGGAGCGGATTTACGAGCGCGCCGGCCTGGAGATGACAGCGGATGCCCGTCGAGTCCTCGACGACTTCATGGCGCGCAACCCGCGGGGCAAATTCGGCCGGGTCGTCTACGATCTCAAGGCTGATTTCGGGATCGATCCCGGCCAGTTGCGAAAACGCTTCGGCTTCTACTTCGAACGCTTTCCAATCCAAGCCGAGTGA
- a CDS encoding zinc-binding dehydrogenase encodes MKQVTIDGPNDVRFIDIPKPAPGPNDVVVKVAACGICGSDLSYVAMGGLPLPTGGPMPIGHELSGVIAAAGATVKRVRVGQRVVVNPEAAGNRIGNGGPEGGFTPYLLVRNVAEADCVYPLPDSLTFQQGALVEPLAVAMHAVNQCAARADDKVVVFGAGPIGLGVIACLRYRGVRDIVAVDLSDTRLAIARQLGAGAVCNAAHGDPWEVILTRHGRELVHGVMPAVGTDVYIDASGAAPVVREIFDHAKFGARMVVVAMHKQEVALPFFHVMAKELTIKGAMAYPTEFPAVIEMLASGAVEVSPMITHQFDFADFNDALAAAQKPEVAAKVMVNFLE; translated from the coding sequence ATGAAACAGGTCACCATCGACGGGCCCAACGACGTCCGGTTCATCGACATCCCGAAGCCGGCGCCGGGTCCGAATGATGTCGTCGTCAAAGTCGCGGCCTGCGGCATCTGCGGCAGCGACCTCAGCTATGTCGCGATGGGGGGGCTGCCTCTGCCCACTGGTGGCCCGATGCCCATCGGGCACGAGCTCTCTGGTGTAATCGCGGCGGCGGGCGCAACCGTCAAGAGGGTTCGAGTCGGTCAGCGCGTCGTCGTTAACCCGGAAGCGGCGGGCAATCGGATTGGCAACGGCGGACCCGAAGGCGGATTCACGCCCTACCTGTTGGTACGCAATGTCGCCGAAGCTGACTGTGTCTACCCCCTACCCGATTCGCTGACCTTCCAGCAGGGCGCGCTGGTGGAGCCGCTCGCCGTCGCCATGCACGCCGTCAACCAGTGCGCCGCCAGGGCGGATGACAAAGTGGTCGTGTTCGGCGCCGGCCCCATTGGCCTCGGAGTGATCGCCTGCCTGCGCTACCGCGGGGTGAGAGACATAGTCGCTGTCGACCTCTCTGACACGCGGCTCGCCATTGCTCGGCAGCTCGGCGCGGGCGCGGTGTGCAACGCCGCTCACGGCGATCCCTGGGAAGTGATTCTAACTCGCCACGGGCGGGAGCTGGTGCACGGAGTGATGCCCGCGGTGGGGACCGACGTCTACATCGACGCCTCGGGCGCCGCGCCGGTCGTGCGCGAGATCTTCGACCACGCCAAGTTCGGTGCCCGCATGGTGGTGGTGGCGATGCACAAGCAGGAAGTGGCGCTGCCGTTCTTCCACGTCATGGCGAAGGAGCTGACGATCAAGGGTGCGATGGCGTACCCGACCGAGTTTCCGGCTGTAATCGAGATGCTGGCATCGGGAGCCGTGGAGGTATCGCCCATGATCACGCACCAATTTGACTTCGCCGATTTCAACGACGCCCTGGCCGCCGCGCAAAAGCCCGAGGTGGCGGCGAAGGTGATGGTGAATTTCCTCGAGTAG
- a CDS encoding dienelactone hydrolase family protein: MASAAQCACLGERLAAYQFQLDESCSCAGKKGPSMDTRLIQVVADSVKLDGLLGVPQPAIGMVVFAHGSGSGRLSPRNAYVASALHTAHIGTLLFDLLTENEAANRAKVFDVVLLAERLRAATEWVRHDTQTRGLPIGYFGASTGAAAALIAAADDTAIRAVVSRGGRPDLAATALARVRAPTLLIVGGEDHVVIGLNEEAHAQLACEKDLEIVPGATHLFEEPGTLDEVVRLATQWLLSHLTRTLAANAYTDQHRPAPMSAAGRWLRP, translated from the coding sequence ATGGCTTCGGCGGCACAATGCGCCTGCCTTGGCGAGCGGCTTGCTGCGTATCAGTTTCAGCTCGATGAAAGTTGTAGCTGTGCTGGGAAGAAAGGTCCGTCGATGGATACACGGCTGATCCAGGTAGTAGCTGATTCGGTCAAACTGGACGGGCTGCTGGGCGTGCCACAGCCGGCGATTGGGATGGTGGTGTTTGCGCATGGCAGTGGCAGCGGCCGGCTCAGTCCACGCAATGCATACGTCGCCAGCGCCCTCCACACCGCCCACATTGGCACCCTGCTGTTCGACTTGCTTACCGAGAACGAGGCCGCCAACCGCGCCAAGGTGTTTGATGTCGTACTGCTGGCCGAGCGGCTGCGGGCTGCCACCGAGTGGGTGCGTCACGATACCCAGACCCGCGGGTTGCCGATCGGGTATTTCGGTGCCAGCACCGGCGCCGCCGCGGCGTTGATTGCCGCCGCGGATGATACGGCGATTCGTGCGGTGGTCTCCCGCGGCGGCCGTCCGGATCTGGCAGCGACGGCGCTGGCGCGGGTGCGCGCGCCGACGCTGCTCATCGTCGGTGGCGAGGATCACGTCGTGATCGGGCTGAACGAAGAGGCGCATGCGCAGCTCGCCTGCGAGAAGGACTTGGAAATCGTCCCGGGAGCCACGCATCTTTTCGAGGAGCCGGGTACGCTCGATGAAGTGGTACGCTTGGCAACGCAGTGGTTGCTGAGCCACCTGACCAGAACGCTCGCAGCCAATGCCTACACCGACCAACACCGGCCGGCCCCTATGAGCGCGGCCGGGCGATGGTTGCGCCCGTGA
- a CDS encoding SDR family oxidoreductase, with protein sequence MSKQRFQFDFSGARVLVTGGSNGIGLAIARAFTAAGAGVTITGTRAAVADYEHDLSAFAYRQLDVRDGEAIAALAGSLAALDVLVNNAGANFAGLRDGRTEWTPEVFEDSVRINLFGAFRLALACQPLLRASRFDGGASVLNMASMSAFFAVPFVPGYGAAKAGIVQMTKNLAAAWAADAIRVNAVAPGQIETEMTAPVKSMPELEKALIERAPLRRWGTPDDVAPAFLFLASPAARFVTGQTLCVDGGWSIA encoded by the coding sequence ATGAGTAAACAGCGATTTCAGTTCGACTTCTCGGGCGCACGGGTATTGGTCACCGGCGGCTCGAACGGGATTGGCCTGGCGATTGCGCGGGCGTTCACCGCGGCCGGGGCGGGGGTTACTATCACCGGCACGCGCGCTGCGGTGGCGGACTACGAGCACGATCTTTCGGCGTTCGCCTACAGGCAGCTCGACGTTCGCGACGGCGAGGCCATTGCGGCACTGGCCGGGTCGCTGGCGGCCCTGGACGTGCTGGTGAACAACGCCGGCGCGAACTTCGCCGGCCTCCGCGACGGCCGCACGGAATGGACCCCCGAGGTGTTCGAGGATTCGGTGCGCATCAACCTGTTCGGTGCCTTTCGCCTGGCGCTCGCCTGCCAGCCGCTGCTGCGTGCCAGCCGCTTCGACGGCGGCGCCAGCGTGCTCAATATGGCGAGCATGTCCGCTTTCTTCGCCGTCCCGTTCGTCCCGGGCTACGGCGCCGCCAAGGCCGGCATAGTGCAAATGACCAAGAACCTGGCCGCGGCTTGGGCCGCCGATGCTATTCGGGTCAACGCCGTGGCGCCGGGTCAGATCGAGACCGAGATGACCGCACCGGTGAAAAGCATGCCGGAGTTGGAGAAGGCCCTAATCGAGCGGGCGCCGCTGCGGCGTTGGGGCACGCCCGACGACGTGGCGCCGGCCTTCCTCTTCCTCGCCAGTCCCGCGGCCCGCTTCGTGACCGGCCAGACTCTGTGCGTCGACGGCGGCTGGTCGATCGCGTAG
- a CDS encoding phosphoribosyltransferase produces the protein MTFKDRQDAGRRLAAALTKYRAQHPVVLALPRGGVPVAYEVARALAAPLDVIVVRKLGAPGQPELGIGAIADGDHPQRVLNEDMVRMLSVSEAYLRRTVERELEEINRRQRLYRGGRPPIALAGRTAIVVDDGIATGGSMRAALRGVRRAAPQRLVLAVPVAPPETIESLREEVDDLICLSVPAFFSAVGQFYDDFRQTTDDEVVRLLDRACMEYASAGDIAATAAS, from the coding sequence ATCACTTTCAAGGACCGGCAAGACGCGGGCCGGCGGCTAGCTGCGGCGCTGACCAAGTACCGGGCACAGCACCCAGTGGTACTGGCGCTGCCGCGCGGCGGCGTGCCGGTGGCCTACGAGGTGGCGCGCGCCTTGGCCGCACCACTCGATGTGATCGTGGTGCGCAAGCTCGGAGCGCCCGGCCAACCGGAGTTGGGCATTGGCGCCATCGCCGACGGCGACCATCCGCAACGGGTGCTCAACGAGGACATGGTGCGAATGCTGAGCGTGAGCGAGGCCTACTTGCGCCGCACGGTGGAACGCGAGCTGGAAGAGATCAACCGGCGCCAGCGCCTGTACCGCGGCGGCCGCCCGCCGATAGCGCTGGCGGGCCGAACTGCCATCGTCGTTGACGACGGGATCGCCACCGGCGGCTCGATGCGCGCCGCCTTGCGCGGCGTGCGCCGGGCCGCGCCTCAGCGCTTGGTGCTGGCCGTACCGGTGGCACCGCCGGAAACCATCGAGTCGTTGCGCGAGGAAGTCGATGATCTGATTTGTTTGAGCGTGCCCGCGTTCTTCTCTGCTGTCGGCCAGTTCTACGACGATTTCCGCCAGACCACTGACGACGAAGTGGTCCGCCTGCTCGATCGCGCCTGCATGGAATACGCGTCGGCGGGCGATATCGCCGCCACCGCGGCGTCGTAG